A section of the Kluyveromyces lactis strain NRRL Y-1140 chromosome F complete sequence genome encodes:
- the RET3 gene encoding coatomer subunit zeta (similar to uniprot|P53600 Saccharomyces cerevisiae YPL010W RET3 Zeta subunit of the coatomer complex (COPI) which coats Golgi-derived transport vesicles involved in retrograde transport between Golgi and ER) codes for MVNLSLYTVKAVLILDGEGRRLYSKYFHPPHEEISADSLASSLKKQKEFESNLFAKTHGQNSDIMISDDLLVIYREYVDVSIYLIGAIDENEIVLQEAFNGFKDSLELILDTGIDKRSVQEHYDMVVLAIDELIDDGIILETDPATIASRVTKPPSKDIPLNIELNEKGLLSAWGFAKSKLAERLQQGL; via the coding sequence ATGGTTAACTTATCTCTATACACAGTTAAAGCTGTGTTGATTTTGGATGgagaaggaagaagacTTTACTCGAAATACTTCCATCCACCACACGAAGAAATTTCTGCAGATTCTCTTGCATCCAGCTTAAAGAAGCAAAAAGAGTTCGAATCTAACCTATTTGCTAAAACTCATGGGCAGAATTCAGACATTATGATATCAGACGATCTATTAGTTATTTACAGAGAATATGTCGATGTTTCGATATATCTGATCGGTGCAATCGACGAAAACGAAATTGTTTTGCAAGAAGCATTCAACGGGTTCAAAGATTCCCTAGAATTGATATTGGATACAGGTATTGACAAGAGGAGTGTTCAGGAACATTATGACATGGTGGTTCTagcaattgatgaattgattgatGATGGTATTATCTTAGAAACTGATCCAGCCACAATTGCCTCTAGAGTGACGAAACCGCCTTCAAAGGATATCCCATTGAATatagaattgaatgaaaagGGTTTGCTAAGCGCGTGGGGCTTTGCCAAGAGTAAATTGGCTGAAAGATTACAGCAGGGCTTGTAA
- the RQC2 gene encoding Rqc2p (similar to uniprot|Q12532 Saccharomyces cerevisiae YPL009C Hypothetical ORF), translating to MKQRLSSLDLQLISKELENQIVGFRLRNIYNIADSNRQFLLKFGKPDSKLNVVIDCGLRVHTTDFTRPIPPTPSWFVSKLRSYLKEKRLTAVKQIPNDRIIVFTFADGKYYLVLEFFSAGNVLLLDADQKILLLQRVVDDYSMKVGEFYDMANFAEINQTSTTVPDPKEYFENEIADWLKEADVKAKSTIVPGEAKKGKLKGKASVPSIQKLLFVHAPHLSSDLIQNSLKAIGIDPSSSCLEFKHNVSVLVDLMSSLEVQANKLISTTSTRIGYIVAHKNKLYDPLRDKPELEYTFSNFHPFKPFVGDSTDVKIIEIGGMYNNTVDTFFSTIESNKYASRIQNQDFQAQKKLDEAKNNNETIIKSLLHAQQTNEEKGNILIANANLVEEAKNAVKSLLDQQMDWQSMETLIANEQRKGNKIARIIKLPMDLPNNKITIELPKDGYSEDDSTEHHQSEADYSSNESDVNQSDSSVSSDYSDSDFEELTSSKSKQQSRRKSKITSEKRETVLLTVDLSLSAFANASSYFNAKKATSEKQKKVEKNAEKALKSIQQKIEKDLQKKSKESHDILKAIRTPYFFEKYYWFISSESFLVLMGKSPVETDQLYAKYVNDDDIMVTNAFDVKAWILNPQKTEVPPNTLMQAGTFANSASDAWSKKIASSPWWCFAKNVTKFDDIDGSVLPVGSFRMKQPKAKNMLPPAQLVMGLGLVWKVKTEDSEEKEGEYEQNSDLEASDDDTSHTSQPETNPVDQIDNNVNVISKEINDLGFDVNNFDEVALAGEEATDGYEKLSNSDLSKGEEDFDESKTIATSIVENMNTAVRGKRGKLKKIQKKYFDQDEEERLLRLEALGTLKGIEREKQKKLEEMERAEKREFKKRIRKNQEQTRILQFNKSEKVEVDIPKFLNQLKTGISKDDKIADVIPVYAPWAALTKNKYKVKIQPGTAKKSKSINETLHYFLNRTVDSSEYDKDLDWPREHETIKLIKTLDVVPIICSDKLKISIPGGNDKASSGRSHKSKQSMAKGKKSKK from the coding sequence atgaaacagagATTGAGTTCGTTAGATTTGCAACTGATATCCAAAGAGTTGGAGAATCAAATTGTAGGATTTCGCTTAAGAAATATCTATAACATTGCTGACTCAAACAGGCAATTCTTATTAAAGTTTGGAAAACCCGATTCCAAGTTAAACGTTGTCATTGATTGCGGATTGCGAGTTCATACTACTGACTTTACCAGGCCGATTCCCCCGACTCCTTCGTGGtttgtttccaaattgAGATcgtatttgaaagaaaaacgATTGACGGCAGTTAAGCAGATCCCAAATGACAGAATAATTGTGTTTACTTTTGCTGATGGTAAGTACTACCTTGTTTTAGAATTTTTCAGTGCCGGAAATGTGCTTTTATTGGATGCTGACCAAAAAATTCTTTTACTACAGAGAGTTGTCGATGATTATTCGATGAAAGTTGGTGAATTTTATGACATGGCCAACTTTGCAGAAATTAACCAAACTTCAACTACGGTTCCTGATCCTAAGGAATATTTCGAAAATGAAATAGCAGATTGGTTGAAAGAAGCCGACGTTAAAGCCAAAAGCACAATTGTGCCCGGAGAGGCTAAAAAAGGTAAACTCAAGGGAAAAGCATCTGTTCCGTctattcaaaaacttttATTTGTTCATGCTCCACATTTATCAAgtgatttgattcaaaactCGTTGAAAGCTATTGGTATTgatccatcttcttcgtgTCTTGAGTTTAAACACAATGTCTCTGTGCTTGTTGACTTAATGTCCTCATTAGAAGTTCAAGCAAATAAATTGATCTCGACTACGTCAACAAGAATAGGTTATATAGTGGCTCATAAGAACAAACTGTACGATCCTTTAAGAGACAAGCCGGAACTTGAATAcactttttcaaatttccATCCCTTCAAACCCTTTGTAGGAGATTCCACTGACGTCAAAATTATCGAAATCGGCGGAATGTACAATAATACCGTAGACACATTCTTTTCTACAATAGAATCAAACAAATATGCTAGCCGTATCCAAAATCAGGATTTCCAGgctcaaaaaaaattggatgaGGCAAAGAATAACAATGAAACTATTATAAAATCGTTATTACATGCACAACAAActaacgaagaaaaaggaaacattTTGATAGCTAATGCAAATTTAGTAGAAGAGGCCAAGAATGCAGTTAAAAGCTTATTGGACCAACAAATGGACTGGCAAAGTATGGAAACTTTAATAGCAAACGAGCAGCGGAAAGGCAACAAGATTGCTCGGATCATTAAGCTGCCAATGGATTTAccaaataataaaattaCCATTGAATTACCAAAAGATGGGTACAGCGAGGATGATTCTACTGAACATCATCAGTCAGAAGCTGATTATTCATCAAACGAAAGTGATGTTAACCAATCAGATTCCTCTGTCTCATCGGATtattctgattctgattttgaagaactaACTTCATCCAAAAGTAAACAGCAAAGTAGAAGAAAATCCAAGATAACATCAGAGAAACGGGAAACTGTTCTGCTGACAGTCGATTTATCTTTATCGGCATTTGCAAACGCCTCCAGTTATTTCAACGCCAAAAAGGCGACATcagagaaacaaaaaaaagttgagAAGAATGCTGAAAAGGCTTTAAAAAGTATCCAGCAAAAGATCGAAAAAGATCTACAAAAGAAGTCAAAGGAATCTCATGATATCTTGAAAGCAATTAGAACTCCATATTTTTTCGAAAAATATTACTGGTTTATTTCTAGCGAAAGTTTTCTCGTACTGATGGGTAAGAGTCCCGTCGAAACTGATCAACTTTATGCAAAGTATGTTAATGACGATGACATTATGGTCACCAATGCATTTGACGTGAAGGCTTGGATTTTGAACCCTCAGAAGACTGAAGTACCACCAAACACACTAATGCAAGCTGGTACTTTTGCAAATTCTGCAAGTGATGCATGGTCAAAAAAGATTGCATCCTCTCCTTGGTGGTGTTTCGCTAAAAATGTAACGAAATTTGACGACATTGATGGCAGTGTTCTTCCAGTTGGATCATTTAGAATGAAACAACCTAAAGCTAAAAACATGTTGCCACCAGCACAATTAGTGATGGGATTAGGACTTGTGTGGAAAGTAAAGACAGAGGATAGCGAGGAAAAAGAGGGTGAGTATGAACAAAATAGTGACTTAGAAGCATCTGACGATGATACAAGTCATACTTCTCAGCCGGAAACAAACCCAGTCGACCAAATTGATAATAATGTAAACGttatttcaaaagaaattaatgatCTAGGGTTCGATGTCAACAATTTCGATGAAGTGGCTTTAGCAGGAGAAGAGGCCACTGATGGGTACGAGAAACTCTCAAATAGTGATTTATCCAAAGGTGAAGAGGATTTTGATGAGAGTAAGACTATAGCTActtcaattgttgaaaatatgAATACAGCGGTTCGTGGTAAGAGAgggaaattgaaaaaaatccaaaagaaGTACTTTGAccaagatgaagaagaaagattatTGAGACTAGAAGCACTTGGAACATTAAAAGGTATTGAAAGAGAGAAGCAAaaaaaacttgaagagaTGGAAAGAGCCGAAAAGAGGGAGTTTAAAAAGCGGATACGTAAAAACCAAGAGCAAACTCGCATCTTGCAGTTTAACAAATCAGAAAAGGTCGAAGTTGatattccaaaatttttgaatcaattgaaaaccggtatttccaaagatgataaaataGCTGACGTTATCCCTGTCTATGCCCCCTGGGCTGCTTTAACTAAAAATAAGTATAAAGTCAAAATACAGCCTGGCACTGCAAAGAAGAGCAAATCTATTAATGAAACTCTACATTACTTCTTGAATAGAACTGTCGACAGTTCGGAGTACGATAAAGACTTAGATTGGCCAAGAGAACATGAAACAATAAAGCTAATCAAAACTTTGGATGTCGTTCCTATTATTTGTTCTgataaattgaagatttccATCCCAGGTGGAAACGACAAAGCATCCTCAGGCAGATCACATAAATCAAAGCAATCAATGGCGAAAGGTAAGAAGTCTAAAAAATGA
- the PAT1 gene encoding deadenylation-dependent mRNA-decapping factor PAT1 (similar to uniprot|P25644 Saccharomyces cerevisiae YCR077C PAT1 Topoisomerase II-associated deadenylation-dependent mRNA-decapping factor also required for faithful chromosome transmission maintenance of rDNA locus stability and protection of mRNA 3'-UTRs from trimming functionally linked to Pab1p), producing the protein MSFFGFDATGRKPRERKQQGEEDSLDFEETYQGLGDYEPEEDDLLNDETFGTGADLGTDFDFGYGKGELGAGSGSGRAPAPAPVSYASIANAKMNRQADCKPGFEQSLDMQPMESLWGNSSGNQQQQVQPQAPTQFQAPPQVQQQGAPNVEGLAIQSLDRQQQMAMPPQPGFYGMQPPQNPGYGFIPQGFPQGQYQQFPGQNIPPVIPNQFGNAGFPNQPVNPQEQFQQVPPIMYNQTQGNIAHHMQHPQMAMPPMQNQPPVQPQQPHQQQLPPQYLPQQHQQDQQHQQQHQQQQVFQQPHSVDTAARTQAVRSTQDYEHSNSPTPVPTESEQVPTPPHTPREYRRGPRRFGTQDPLTDEELRRLQIRQSKVDKILRHSGVMTPRDKDFITRYQLSQIVTDDPYNEDFYFQVYKIIQRGVTPSESNKDSIAKAYLEHSGHRLGGRYKRTDVALQRMQSQVEKAVTVAKERPQKSKGGLDNAKEGVLGKISATRNSKAPRKQLQIPTHKEDSPALSSQSSSALDEVSESLQGVDINAKRRRSSYALSSSVDHRTVLSRSGGRKFILSLIETVYEEVLELEAQLRSGQQPDSSKLWEALHVEDHGFDVSPFISILSFDKGIKIMPRIMNFLSREEKIKLFNCFFKELSHLNVIVISSYKTTPLPTKDQLKKMELFQSVFLKIIVSFLSSSAEFLEVMSLLINVIQNNNVSFITTSRIGLNLITVLISRAALMKQDVSRGKLLSSVEVSTWSEVYDRLFTSLETKLTAIFPTPEYMQHAISVYEQDSTQYDQSYIWQFLASLALSGKLNHQRILIDEVRDEIFEVISKAEELNAPSQQDPKLAYQRNKFYQDLNLFLNVMGLVARDGEITELK; encoded by the coding sequence ATGTCATTCTTCGGTTTTGACGCCACGGGCCGAAAACCTCGTGAGAGGAAACAGCAAGGCGAGGAGGATTCTTTAGATTTCGAAGAAACGTATCAAGGCTTGGGTGATTATGAGCCAGAGGAAGATGATTTGCTCAATGATGAAACTTTTGGTACTGGAGCGGATCTGGGTAcagattttgattttggttACGGTAAAGGGGAGCTTGGCGCTGGTTCAGGTTCTGGTAGGGCACCAGCACCAGCTCCTGTTTCTTATGCATCTATTGCAAATGCCAAAATGAACAGACAAGCAGACTGTAAACCTGGTTTCGAACAATCGCTGGACATGCAACCTATGGAATCTTTATGGGGTAACAGCTCCGGTAATCAGCAACAACAGGTGCAACCTCAAGCCCCTACACAATTCCAAGCCCCACCACAGGTTCAACAGCAAGGTGCACCTAATGTGGAAGGATTGGCCATTCAATCTTTAGACAGACAACAACAGATGGCTATGCCGCCTCAACCTGGATTCTATGGTATGCAACCTCCGCAGAACCCTGGCTACGGCTTTATTCCACAAGGGTTCCCTCAAGGTCAATACCAGCAATTCCCTGGGCAAAATATTCCCCCTGTTATCCCTAATCAATTCGGTAATGCCGGATTTCCTAATCAACCTGTTAACCCTCAGGAACAATTCCAACAAGTACCACCGATAATGTACAATCAAACACAAGGAAACATTGCACATCATATGCAACATCCGCAGATGGCTATGCCACCAATGCAAAATCAACCTCCTGTTCAGCCCCAGCAGCCCCACCAACAGCAGTTACCTCCCCAATACTTGCCTCAACAACACCAACAAGATCAGCAgcaccaacaacaacaccAACAGCAACAAGTGTTCCAACAGCCTCACTCCGTTGACACTGCTGCTAGAACCCAAGCTGTCCGTTCTACTCAAGATTATGAGCATTCTAACTCTCCAACACCTGTGCCAACAGAATCAGAGCAGGTGCCAACTCCACCTCATACACCTAGAGAGTATCGCCGTGGTCCAAGGAGGTTTGGCACCCAAGATCCTTTgactgatgaagaattgagaCGTCTTCAAATCAGACAATCGAAGGTTGACAAAATTCTCAGACACTCTGGTGTAATGACTCCAAGAGACAAGGATTTTATCACCAGGTATCAGTTATCTCAAATTGTCACTGATGATCCCTACAATGAGGATTTCTACTTCCAAGTTTataaaatcattcaaagGGGTGTCACTCCATCTGAATCTAATAAGGATTCTATTGCTAAAGCATATTTAGAGCACTCGGGTCACAGATTAGGAGGTCGTTACAAGAGAACTGACGTCGCGTTACAGAGAATGCAATCTCAGGTCGAGAAGGCTGTTACCGTTGCGAAAGAAAGACCACAGAAAAGTAAGGGTGGGTTGGATAATGCCAAAGAGGGTGTCTTGGGTAAAATCTCAGCTACTAGGAACTCAAAAGCTCCAAGAAAGCAATTACAAATCCCAACTCACAAAGAGGATTCTCCAGCGTTGTCTTCTCAATCAAGCTCAGCCCTAGATGAGGTGTCTGAATCTTTGCAAGGCGTGGATATCAATGccaaaagaagaagatcatcTTATGCTTTGAGTTCTTCAGTGGACCATCGTACAGTTTTATCCCGTTCTGGTGGCCGTAAGTTCATTTTATCATTGATTGAAACTGTTTACGAAGAAGTGCTTGAACTAGAAGCTCAATTGAGATCCGGTCAACAGCCGGACAGTTCAAAATTATGGGAGGCGCTACACGTTGAGGACCACGGTTTTGACGTTTCTCCCTTCATTTCCATCTTATCTTTCGACAAAGGTATCAAGATTATGCCACGTATTATGAATTTCTTGTcaagagaagagaagattAAGCTTTTCAACTGCTTCTTCAAGGAACTTTCTCATTTGAATGTCATTGTCATATCATCGTACAAGACTACTCCACTTCCTACTAAAGATcaactgaagaagatggaatTGTTCCAATCTGTGTTTTTGAAGATCATTGTTTCGTTCTTATCCAGTTCAGCAGAGTTTTTGGAGGTAATGAGTCTACTAATAAATGTCATTCAGAATAATAACGTTTCTTTCATCACCACATCGCGTATcggtttgaatttgattACCGTGCTCATTTCACGTGCTgctttgatgaaacaaGATGTTAGCAGGGGCAAACTGTTGTCTTCTGTGGAAGTATCCACTTGGAGTGAAGTCTATGATAGGCTATTTACTTCTttagaaacaaaattgaCTGCAATTTTCCCAACACCTGAATATATGCAACACGCCATTTCAGTTTATGAACAGGATTCTACTCAGTATGATCAATCTTACATCTGGCAGTTCCTTGCATCGCTTGCTTTGAGCGGAAAATTGAACCATCAACGTATATTGATTGATGAAGTGAGAGACGAAATTTTCGAAGTCATTTCAAAGGCTGAAGAACTAAATGCCCCTTCTCAACAAGACCCTAAACTGGcttatcaaagaaacaagttCTATCAGGATTTGAACTTGTTCTTGAATGTCATGGGTCTTGTTGCTCGTGATGGTGAAATCACTGAACTGAAGTGA
- the FUB1 gene encoding Fub1p (weakly similar to uniprot|P25659 Saccharomyces cerevisiae YCR076C), with amino-acid sequence MAEIQSKVALVTKFVLKFLEDQNIINQSSGLRWKNNSAKSATVVIVVEPETASKVFKKHLSDLEVVALEMGNSEKCMVNICSDDDSLVQGIFQYSTLFGEQPSLSFPISESEINSLYTDEVFKIIQTKFKLFAGLSGSALRERPSRSPRIDELQSKDKDDIFKERVERMVANQPPRNPQIPGFDDEYEIQTGPGIPSSGEFGVPGLGLPVSGYGDNDLYPNGLRFPQDFDPLNRNSTNQQGGMIYDPFRGTGPSPNPQSGNHDPGQNSSPAGPQFPGTKYDDPYGRINRQGGGGGFI; translated from the coding sequence ATGGCAGAGATTCAGAGTAAAGTTGCGCTGGTTACCAAATTTGTGTTaaaattcttggaagatCAGAACATTATAAATCAATCCTCAGGATTAAGGTGGAAGAATAATTCAGCTAAAAGCGCTACAGTTGTCATTGTTGTCGAACCAGAAACTGCCAgtaaagttttcaaaaagCATCTAAGTGATCTAGAGGTTGTTGCATTGGAAATGGGTAATTCGGAAAAGTGTATGGTGAACATTTGcagtgatgatgatagtTTGGTTCAAGGTATTTTCCAGTATTCTACGTTATTTGGGGAGCAACCATCTTTGAGCTTTCCAATATCGGAATCAGAGATTAACTCACTTTATACTGACGAGGTTTTCAAAATAATTCAGACCAAGTTTAAACTTTTTGCAGGTCTGAGTGGATCTGCACTACGGGAAAGACCATCTCGATCGccaagaattgatgaattgcaatcaaaagataaagatgatattttcaaggAAAGGGTTGAAAGGATGGTAGCTAACCAACCACCAAGGAATCCTCAGATTCCTGGTTTTGATGACGAGTATGAGATACAAACAGGACCAGGCATTCCAAGTTCTGGGGAGTTTGGCGTTCCAGGTTTAGGGCTACCAGTAAGTGGATATGGTGATAACGATTTGTACCCTAATGGGCTGCGGTTCCCACAGGATTTTGATCCACTGAATAGAAATAGTACTAATCAGCAAGGCGGTATGATTTATGATCCATTCAGAGGTACTGGCCCATCACCAAATCCGCAGAGTGGCAACCATGATCCAGGTCAAAATTCCTCCCCAGCTGGCCCACAATTCCCCGGAACTAAATATGACGATCCATACGGTAGAATAAATCGCCAAGGTGGCGGTGGAGGTTTCATTTAG
- the EGO2 gene encoding Ego2p (similar to uniprot|Q3E830 Saccharomyces cerevisiae YCR075W-A Identified by homology to Ashbya gossypii), with product MSLNLAEMVPNAIGMIAFDDAGQIIEAVGIGKERKEDVLQLQQVELDQDGFGILEHDNVQVLIYKREDKTLAVYTHSSKSDE from the coding sequence ATGAGTCTTAATTTGGCTGAAATGGTGCCTAATGCCATTGGAATGATAGCTTTTGATGATGCTGGTCAAATTATTGAAGCAGTGGGAATTGGAAAGgagagaaaagaagatgttcTCCAATTACAGCAGGTGGAACTAGATCAAGATGGATTCGGTATCTTGGAACACGATAACGTCCAAGTGTTAATATACAAACGAGAGGATAAAACTCTTGCTGTTTATACGCATAGTTCAAAATCAGACGAATAA